Proteins encoded by one window of Armatimonadota bacterium:
- a CDS encoding DNA adenine methylase has product MQVAYHTDQLIPYIGNKRRLLSLIHRAICSTGVAGGTFYDCFAGSGVVSRLAKTMGYRVVANDWEPYARIINTAWIAANRPPAFSALGGMDKAFRALNDLPGIPGGYIASHYCPADDECPNPDSERMFYTQENGRRIDAVRERIAEWSDSGAISVLEEAVLLGPLIFQAAWCSNTSGVFKGWHRGWGGSTKTAWYRIRSRLTLSPPTFWDNGLENTVLQADASDLLGRVCCDIAYLDPPYNQHQYGANYHLLNTVALWDKPPVGRVYQVGSPENGKSAIRTDWRVERRSAYCHRSRALTEFRRLIAGLDARHIILSYSTDGIIAFDDLLDALATRGRCSVLTRVYKRYRVSRQRPSPRRHNIEFVVLVDTGMRSSADDIEKVKQQVHGERIWT; this is encoded by the coding sequence ATGCAGGTCGCCTACCATACCGATCAGCTCATTCCGTACATCGGCAACAAGCGCAGGCTGCTCTCACTCATCCATCGTGCGATCTGCTCCACCGGCGTTGCGGGTGGCACATTCTACGACTGTTTCGCCGGGAGCGGGGTCGTCTCCCGCCTCGCCAAGACGATGGGCTATCGTGTCGTCGCTAACGACTGGGAGCCCTATGCCCGGATCATCAATACCGCGTGGATCGCCGCCAACCGCCCGCCTGCCTTCAGCGCGTTAGGCGGAATGGACAAGGCCTTCCGCGCGCTGAACGATTTGCCCGGGATTCCCGGCGGATACATCGCCTCCCACTACTGCCCGGCCGACGACGAGTGCCCGAATCCCGACTCCGAGCGAATGTTCTACACCCAGGAGAACGGTCGCCGTATTGATGCCGTACGAGAACGGATCGCCGAGTGGAGCGACTCTGGGGCGATAAGCGTACTGGAGGAAGCCGTGCTGCTCGGCCCGCTCATCTTTCAGGCCGCTTGGTGCAGCAACACCTCCGGCGTCTTCAAGGGCTGGCATCGGGGCTGGGGCGGCTCCACGAAGACGGCGTGGTACAGGATTCGCTCGAGGCTCACTCTCTCCCCGCCGACCTTCTGGGACAACGGGCTTGAGAACACGGTCCTCCAAGCCGACGCGTCCGATCTGCTCGGCAGAGTCTGCTGCGACATCGCGTATCTCGATCCGCCGTACAACCAGCATCAGTACGGCGCGAACTACCATCTGTTGAACACCGTTGCCCTTTGGGATAAGCCGCCCGTCGGCCGGGTGTACCAGGTTGGCTCGCCGGAGAACGGCAAGTCAGCGATTCGAACCGACTGGCGGGTCGAGCGCCGCAGTGCTTACTGCCACAGATCGCGCGCCCTCACGGAGTTCCGTCGCCTGATTGCCGGGCTCGATGCGCGCCACATCATCTTAAGTTACAGCACGGACGGGATCATCGCTTTCGACGATCTGCTCGATGCGCTCGCCACTAGGGGGCGATGTTCCGTGCTCACACGTGTCTACAAGCGGTACCGTGTCAGCAGGCAGAGACCCTCGCCTCGGCGTCACAACATAGAGTTCGTCGTGCTGGTGGATACTGGAATGAGGTCCTCGGCCGATGATATCGAGAAGGTGAAACAGCAGGTTCATGGCGAACGTATATGGACGTAG
- a CDS encoding PD40 domain-containing protein, whose translation MNRGIFVFLGAVAVLGLAGLYFLQQGAALFVSRPDAEHIAFVSERGGQRDIWTMRTDGSDARRITNDAAADISPAWSPDAREIVSASNREDDRYEIYVSSWNGSYTKRLTVSAGTKDLPEWGPDGKEIVCLSSGRVFVIARATGEDLQVMPTLEQGVAESGMIFVRVGWSPKRRTLAGIVDTSGLQTAVVREDFDNPMRETRSLTTLRDGTVETARRMEMDWSGRDYYLAVSFVGLAAKGGSPRHGIFISDISTMSSREVFLTGSSDLGPGALAWSPDGKQIAFEMWRLGDGYPDKCIGIYLLDLNGRALDEIEPGSLKPRVLVKGDAREPTWSPDGKNLAYTLVGADGRRDIWCAGADGKGATNLTNGDGDNSQPRWSPAVKRR comes from the coding sequence ATGAATCGAGGGATATTCGTTTTCCTGGGCGCCGTTGCGGTTCTCGGCCTCGCTGGACTGTACTTTCTTCAACAGGGAGCGGCTCTCTTCGTCAGCCGGCCTGATGCCGAACACATCGCGTTCGTCTCAGAGAGGGGTGGCCAACGCGACATCTGGACAATGAGAACCGACGGCTCCGATGCACGCCGCATCACCAACGACGCCGCCGCGGACATCTCGCCCGCATGGTCGCCCGATGCCAGGGAGATTGTGTCCGCCTCGAATCGCGAGGATGACAGGTATGAGATCTACGTCTCCTCGTGGAACGGGAGCTACACGAAGCGCCTCACCGTCAGTGCCGGTACAAAGGACCTGCCCGAGTGGGGTCCGGACGGGAAGGAGATTGTCTGCCTCTCGAGCGGAAGAGTCTTCGTCATTGCCCGCGCCACCGGCGAGGATCTTCAGGTGATGCCTACGCTCGAACAGGGCGTCGCCGAATCGGGCATGATTTTCGTGCGTGTCGGATGGTCGCCGAAGCGCCGGACGCTTGCCGGCATTGTAGATACGAGCGGATTGCAGACCGCCGTCGTCCGCGAGGATTTCGACAATCCCATGCGCGAAACACGCTCACTAACGACACTGCGGGACGGGACGGTAGAGACCGCGCGCCGCATGGAGATGGACTGGTCCGGCAGAGACTACTACCTCGCCGTTTCTTTTGTCGGTCTCGCTGCGAAGGGCGGGTCTCCCAGACACGGTATATTCATCTCTGACATCTCGACGATGTCCAGCCGCGAAGTCTTTCTCACCGGCTCATCGGATCTCGGTCCGGGTGCGCTCGCCTGGTCGCCCGACGGGAAGCAGATCGCCTTCGAGATGTGGCGCCTCGGCGACGGCTACCCTGACAAATGCATAGGCATCTACCTGCTCGATCTGAACGGAAGAGCACTCGACGAGATCGAGCCGGGTTCCCTGAAGCCGCGCGTTCTGGTCAAGGGCGACGCGCGCGAACCGACTTGGTCGCCCGACGGCAAGAACCTGGCTTACACCCTCGTCGGCGCGGATGGGCGGCGCGACATCTGGTGCGCCGGCGCGGACGGCAAGGGCGCGACAAACCTGACGAACGGTGACGGCGATAACTCACAGCCCCGATGGTCGCCCGCCGTCAAGAGACGCTAG